In Marivirga salinae, a single window of DNA contains:
- a CDS encoding DUF1987 domain-containing protein yields MEIINLEGTEDTPKILLDKGNGIFEISGRSLPEDSAEFYQPILDWIAAYGEDPNPETLFTFKLEYFNTASSKLILDVLSALEDIDGVSIDWYFHEDDEDMEEAGEEFSELVEIPFEFKTY; encoded by the coding sequence ATGGAAATCATTAACCTAGAAGGCACAGAAGATACCCCGAAAATATTATTGGATAAAGGGAATGGGATTTTTGAAATCTCTGGAAGATCTTTGCCGGAAGATTCCGCGGAATTTTATCAACCAATTTTAGATTGGATTGCAGCATATGGTGAAGATCCTAATCCTGAAACTTTATTTACTTTTAAATTAGAATATTTTAATACAGCGTCCTCTAAATTAATTTTAGATGTATTGTCTGCATTGGAAGATATCGATGGCGTTTCTATCGATTGGTATTTTCATGAAGATGATGAAGATATGGAGGAAGCTGGTGAAGAATTTTCTGAACTAGTAGAAATTCCATTTGAATTTAAAACTTATTGA